In Cryptomeria japonica chromosome 1, Sugi_1.0, whole genome shotgun sequence, the sequence TATTTTtactattttaataattaattttactacagagaaaatggacatagatattattgtaaaatatttattgCGTAGAACTATAAATTGAACTTGTGTAagtgaaaaaaatattaaattgaaatagTTGACATTTATGAagcttaaattttaattttatggtTATTGTACCATAAATGTTCAATCCCTTTTGGAATGTAATATTAAAATATCCTTGAAATTCTCTCTATTCCGTTTGTCACGTATCTACTTGATGGATTGAGCTTTTCTACAAAGAAAAAGAGTTTGGAGCCAAATAATTGCTCTTCCTTCCACCAATTCTCCGTCTTATTGAAAAAATATATGTCTCACATccatatattttcaaatttgaaggggtAACATACTAGTTTCCTATCCCCTTATATATCATTAACTAAATTGGGAAATGATCAGACTGAGAACATGGCATGATAACATACTAGTTTCCTATCCCTTTATATATCATTAACTAAATTGGGAAATGATCAAACTGAGAACATGGCATGATAGAGGCTTTAAGACCAAAGGTAAAGGTAGAAAACTCCCCTTGGAAGAAAAACCTATTCAACTTTTTAGCAATATGACTGAATCCTTGATGCCTATTGTTCCAACAATATATACCCTTTCCTAATTCAATTCTAACAAGTTGTTTCTATTTATCCATCCCTTAAAAGTCTAACTGTGATTGATTGATTCTCTTTATTCCATTTGTTTTATTTCCCAAATAGAGTATAGCATTGAAATCCCCTCTAATAATATTGTGAGGAGAAGGATAGACATAAAGGAAAATTTCCAACTCCTCCCATACTTCCTTCTTTATGATTTTGGAGACTGGCTTGTATACATTCACTAATGTGAAACTTAGGTTGAAGGACAAGCTTTTGATTCTCCCTGCAATCCAATTCTTCTAATCTATCATTTTATCAAAGTAAACCTCATTGGTTTCCAAAGAATTGCAAGCCCCCTTGAGGCTCCTTCTGATTGGACCCATGCTGATTTTTAATTACCATGTTTCTTGAGGAGAAGGTTCCTTTCATCATCGGTTAATTTAATCTCTTATAGAAAAATGATGTCTTCTTTTGATGCAAAGATCTAATGCTTAACCAAGCTTTTCTTGTTAGGggtatttaagcccctaacattccacgttaGGAGAATCATGACCCTTAGGGAAGGGTGATGCCCTTCCCTAGTTTCAAAAGTGTTGTAATTTTGGTTTGATCCTCTGCCTCTCCATCTTTAGATCTTAGCTCCACAAGGATTTTCTACCTTTCCTCTTTCCTGATGTCATCCCACAATTTGGTTTTCTTCTATTAGCTATATTTTGGAAAAGACCTCCTCTCATGTTTTCTTccccttcttccatctcctcttgAAGCTCCTTGACACCAAACAAAGCTTCATGGTTTGCTTCTTCCAATTCATCTAAATCCATAATTTGTGTAACCACTTTCAATTTCTCCTTAGTAGTTTCCTCATCTTCTTGTTGTAGGGTTTGTGAAATTTCTAGGATTTCATTTAGCGCTTCTAATTCGAAGTATGTTGATTTCATGTAATTCTCTCCTTTGTCTTGAATGCCCTCAATTTCTTCATTGTTTTTTTTCCTTCTTGTTCTATTTTATCCTCCTTTTGAGTAGACTCATGAgcaaatttcttgattttctctttgctTTCCTTTTTGTTTCCTCCATTGTCTAAATTATGTTGGTTAAGCTCTTCTCACTTAACTACCAATATTCTATCTATTTCCTTTCAAATGGCTTCAACTTCATTTTTAAGAAAGGTAAGCCCTTCCTCACTTAATCTATCAACGTCCCTGTTCATCTCTTATTGGTTCTCGTTTATGGTATTCAGCATTTTATCCTTCCCTGGATCGAATTCTATTGGTTTCACTTCTATCCATTCTCCTTCTTCTAGATCCAAGTTCCTAGGGTTAGATTGCAAATTTTGATCTCCTTCTATGCTTTCTCTTTCTAGGTCCAGGGAGAGAACCATCTCTTAAATGTTTCCTTCATGTCTTCACTGTTCTTTAAATGATAGTAAAATTAAGTAATAATTATGattaaaactatttaaaaatttaattaaatactaaaaaataatAGCGGCCACTACCTcacatttattaaatttattttccacAAGAAAATGACACAAATAGTGAGCCAACACAATGTGACGGTTAATGTATACTCTGATATATTTGGTGAAAGAAGAAGAATTTTTCTTAATTCGTCTTAACTTCTTAGCACGgaaaattaatttctttcaaatctcGAGAACCAGTTAAGTTTCAAACGAACAGACCAAAACCTACATCAGAAAAATTGCTTGCGATGGCGGAGGATCGAACTAATGTTGATTTCTCTCTACCCACCCACTCATTTCACATGCTGATGTTGACGTAGGCCTTTCATGCCCGATTTGCATGGAGAATTTCCATGCGAATCAACAAGTTCAAGTTTAACTAAATTCACAGAATTCAGAGATGCAAGTTCAAAAAAATTCGAAGTCTCCTATGCTAGAGAATGTTGAATATTTATCTTCTATCTATAGGAGTTGTTGCTTATTACCATCTCTTTCCGACATCATATTTTGAATTCTTAAATGTTTGCCGTTTTATTAGTTCCTGCCCAGCATGGAACTATAGCGGAAGGCATATGCGCTAAACAGTGTTTAAACTGAGTTTTCCCAGCCAATCACAATTCACTATTATTTGAGGATTTCTCCCTTATGCAATGTTATTACAGAAAATTGATCAACATTTAACAATTAACTGTCAAAAATCAAACTTAGTGGGTTATGATTGGATGATACTGACTAATCACAGCGACAAAGCCTCCAAAACATCAGCTGCGAGCTTGGTAGGACAGACTTCAAAGATTTCGGAGGCAACTTTAAGTATCTGTTCTCCACATCTCAAAAGTACATTTGAGTATAAGGCAGAAGAAGCTTTCCCCTATCTGTTGTGAGAACCATGATCATTAAAGAAACTCTACAATTCAGTTGGTCATTGTAATGCACCGCGTCATCATTAGTTGAAAATGCCCACTCTGTTTGGCCTAATAATCAGTTGTGAGAAACATGATCATGAAAGGAAAGTTCAGAATTTGGTTGGTCATTGTACAAAGGAATCACGATCTTCCATGAAATCCTGCCCAAATATTGTCTGATGAAACCCACATTGTTAGTAGATAAAAAACCATTAGTATGGAGACTGTATATTATTGTACTTTTCCTTCAAGGAGACAAATATGTGCAATTGCAGTTGGGCACAGTTCAATAGCAACTCTTCCAGAAAATTTTGTAGGGGATCgatcaagaacaagaacaagattaGCAGATGAAATAGAATCAAAAAATAGATGaatgaaaaataaaagatgcacaCAAATACACATACTAAATAGATAAGTGTGCACTAAGAACTAAAATTATAAAATgttaaaacatataaataaaaaaatatcaaactacGATCCTAGGGAAAGGCCACTCATAAACCTAATGGCATCAAGGATGACATTGTAATCCTAGATGAACAGCTAAATGATATGGTCCAAATTCTTAgaaaaatgcaagtttctatttatgattttttattgtttttctgttTTTCACTCATATGGACTATACAAGAATGTTTATACATATCAAGTATGTTGAAAATTTATGAAAGAGACAATACTAACTAGAATTTTTAATGGAGAGCCCACCTTAGTTATTCACCTTGTGGGTATTCAAGAAATACACATATGGGATGAAATGTTAGATATAATATTCAAACTTATCAATAATACTAATTTTAATTATATAAGAACATCTTATAGAAAAATATAAGTGACAAAAAGAAAAGATGCCATAAATGCAATCTTGGGAGAAATCGATTGGGAGTTAAAAATAAAGAGGGTTTATTTAGCTAAATATATGGATTAATGAAAAAGTAAAGTGGGTTTGAAATAAATGTGGAGATAGAAATGAAGTTGAGTATTTTAGTGTCTATAAATGAAATTATGGAAAAGGGAATAGAACAGATCAACACAAAtacagaaaataaaaaaattaaattcatacaATTAATGTAATAAAGATATGAAAGGGATTTTACGATTAGGTTAAGTATTATAAGGGgaaaaggaggaaaaacccaaggtgaGACTTTTTATAGAGAAAAAGGGAACAACAAGAGATAGATGATAATAGTGAATATAAATAGCATCAAAAGAATACGAATCATAAGTAAAAATTAAGGGGATTAATATATAATAAGGAAAAAAATGAACTTTTGACATGTGAATGATAAGGAAATAGTaaaggaaaataataataataattgtggCAGGATTATTTATGGATTTCAAAAGGAGATAATGATGGCTCATCAATGATGTATTAGAAAtaattgttatcaatcaaatatttTTGTTTTCACTATGTGTTCATGTGTAAGTAGCTATCGGATTATCAAACAAGATGAAACTTTTTTTTCAAGTGCTTATTGAGTCTCACAATTTGGAGGGTATGTTGTGGAAGCAAGGGGTGATGCAATATTCACAATTCATGAGATATTGGTTTTTAAAAGAGTTAAGTATAGTCTTTATCTATTTATTGAGATGATATGTTTGTATGGTTGTCACTTGCACTAGCCTTCTAGGATTTTGCACTAATGAAGGTGTCAAGTTGAGGTAACTTAGGTACCTAATAAGATATGAAGATAATTTAATGAGGATATTCTCTTCTATTTTTCTATCATATTTCATTTGGAGAATGTTGTACACTTGGTTGAATACATGTTTCATGTGTCTTATAGCTTTGTGTTATCTTGTAGTTGACCTATATCCTCTTTATCAATAAAAATGAATAGTTATACATTATTTATGACATTTTTAAGCATGGGAAATTAAGGAGATAGAGTATGAATCATCATCCACCAAGTCCATCAAAGAATAAAATACGATAAAAACAAAACAATAAGATTAGATTGAGATAACATGGAATATTTAATGTAGATTTTAATTTATATGACCATAGAGTGCCAAAATTTTATGTTGTTTTTATATAATTGAGTGTAGCTATTGAAacaagtttggatttggtgtttaaatatTTAGATATATCTGATAGTTATCTATTAGTCTAATCTAGTTGTAATCATGTGTTTATGTACTAGTATTTGAGAAGGTCATGTAATAAATGAGGTTTACAAACTTGTTGAGTTTTTAACTTAGAAACCTCTTAAAATATGGGATGGTCTCATAGAGTATGGCCTCTAAAAGTTGAGACCAAATTCTAGAGATGACTACTTTTATTGGAGTTTCAGCTGGGAATATAATAAATCAACAACTAGTGTAACCccatgaatttgatagatttgacaATTCTAGAGCTTGACAAGCCAATATGAATCATTGATCTTACTTTAGTTATAAAATAAAAGCGAGTCATGGACATaggaaaaatcaattttttgacttTAGGAAACATTTAGGAGCTCAATTTGATCAATAGCCAAGGAATATGGAGAGTAAATGCATGACCTAGAACCCTCAATGTTATGATGAATATGTTGTTGATAATTACAATTAAACACAAAAAATACAAGCACAAGGgtttagggttcaaggacataagCATACAAAGAGTCAAGACCTAGTGTTTACTCGTGCAACATAAATTGAGGCCTTAAGGAGGACAAAATGCCAATTTTTTTTATGATTCTACCAATttctacttgaaaccctaatagAGACTAATGATGGTTTAATGAAGATTTCTACTTCTTTCCTAGCTAGCTTGGTTTCTTGTAGCATTATCAATTTATCCTCGATCAAGCTAATTATTCGCTTGAGCAAAcacctcttgttaggggcatttaggcTCCTAAAATTTTATCAAAGTAGAATCATGGTCCCTAGGGAAGGGGTTTCCCTTCCCTTCCCTAGATTCATTAGTTCTGTAATTTTCCTCTACACTTCAACATTCCTTACTCTAATAATGAGCTCTTACATATTTTTCCTTCCAATTCTCATACTAGAGTTTGATCCACAATCCAGTTTAGGTTTTATTGAAGGAATTTTCTTTATCCCCAGTATGAAAGTCCTAAGTTTTTGAGAGTCCTAAACACTCACCTATAGATTCTATATCTTCTCTATCTTTCCTTTCGTAGAAGTCATCTTCCTCTCTACACAATGGTGGACTTCTCCAGGTTCTTGTTGACACTCACCACCCTTCCTTTCAAACCCTAACTGATGCATTTCCCTCTCTTATGTTTACTCATTTGTGGATCCTTGGGGTTGCCAAGTTGATTCAATTATAGTCACTACCTTGTCAATTTCCTTCCTATCCTCTTCTTCCCCTCCCCAtcatttctcttcctccttttgaTATTCCTCTCTTATTTATGCCTCCTCCAATTAGGATGCATCATCTTCCCTAAATTTCACTTGTCCCAAGGATTGACCAAGAATTTGACCACCTTCTCTAGCCTCTCCTTTTCTATTACAAGGAAGCCCTCTAATTTGATGGTTTAGATCCTTTGAAAATGTTAGTTCATCTTCTAACAACAAAAGCAAATATGTTTATTGCATATGGGTCACTTTAATCTTTGTTTGTAAATTTTTTAGAGCTTCATACTCCTTCTATCTATAATCCTTTCTACTTAGTGATAGATCCTTTGATCCCGTGGGCCACTGTCCATCCTTCCCAGCACTCTCTAGTCCCAACTTTTCTTGGTCTAATGAAGATTGATATCTAATATATAATATCTAATCAATCCATTAGCTCTCTTGGTTTCATCCCCTTCTCAACctctaatatttaaataattaattgtgaTGTTTTAGACAATTATAGAAGATAAGTTATTTTTATTGATATTCtacttaaaattaatttaattttgatatttatcTTAAGAATTTGCATCTCAGTTTtattaatgaaatattttatatcatTTACAAGATCATTTTTACTATCTTATATGAGAACACATTATTTAAGCTAGTAATTAAATGCAAACAATATTTTTCATAATACaaataaaatcattgtaatattaaTGAAATATAAATTACATTTATCATAAACATTCTAACTAATATCAACATGTATTTAAATAAAGCTTAACAAATGGTTGTTTTATTTGATGCGATAATTAAGCTAGATGTCCCATGCACTaactaactatatatatatatagatatatatatatatatccaattgtATTTTTAAGACAAAtaacattttcaaaataattttacatTTCAACTTAGCTTCAATATGACAATCAAAAGAAACCGACACAAACCAACCCAACCCACCCTTATCTCGTAAACTTACTAACTCAATCTAAAGTCCTAAAGCAAATACAAAATAAAGAACCGCAATAGCTAACACCATATTATACCACTCACTCCTACTACTAAACCAGAAACAGCCTTTGTACACAATTTAGCGCAATCTTGATTGTTCTTCTCTCATCTTCAGCAGCTTGCGCATTTCACTTGCAAACGTCTGGACATTCACTTTCGAAGACCCTCCCATCTTCAACAGCATTTCTGGCCATGTCCCTCAGCTTCTGCGCAGTCGTTCGCATCTCTTTACCTTTGTCATCACTAAGCACGTGTCTCAAAATCTCCTTCACCTTTTCTTCGTCTGGAATCCCACCGAGATGTTCACACAACTGAATCCCCACACACCCATTTCTGCCAAAATTCTCATGTTAAAAATGTGATCTGCAAACATAGGCCATCCGGCTATGGGAACTCCGAGGCTTAAGCTCTCGAGCGTAGAGTTCCAGCCGCAGTGGTTCATGAAGGTGCCCAGGGAAGCATGGAAAAGAATCAGGAGCTGTGGGGCCCAGCCCCATATGACCAGTCCTCGGTCCTTTGTTCGCTCCAGAAAGCCCTCCGGAAGATACTCTGCGTTGCCTGAGCTCCCGGATTCAGTAATTCTGATAGCCCAAACAAAGGGCTGTTGGCTGCCTTCCAGCCCTCTGGCCAAGGCCTTTATTTGTTCCTTAGAAAGGTTGATCACGCTCCCAAACGAAACGTACACAACCCATCTAGCGCTCTGAGAGTTCAGCCACCGGACAAGCTCATCTGCCGCGATGTCCGCTATTTTCCCACGCGTGCTAACCTTATTACCGGCTCCGCCGAAATAACTCATCGGAAGCAGGGGTCCTATAGCCCACACTGGTTTTCCCGTCAGGTTTCTCAGGTGCCGGAGATACTCAGACTCCAACTCCTCGAAAGTATTAAGTATCAATCCCGACCCGCCTTTACCAACGATCTGTAACATGGGCAAAAGAATCTTGGTGATCGGATTCATCCGTCTACACTCCAGTAATCCTTGTTTATCTCATTGCTTTTGAATCTTAGGGGCCTGGGAAGATCCAAGCTCAACACAAGACAATCCTCCCCTTGTTTCTCCAACGCCCGCTGCATGATAGAGCGCGAGGCTGAGTTGGACCCGCTGACTCCAAAGGCTCCGCATGGATTAAACTCCACGCAAGAAATATGAAACTTTTCGGCGCTCTGTCGCGCCCATCCCATGAACGAATCGAACACAACACAGACTGGCGGCGCCGCTAGTCCCTGTTGTTCCATCCAAGCATCGAAGGGTTGTTGGAGCTTGTTGGCCAGCGCAAATATGCTGCCGTCGGACTCTGGGGGACAAACGTCGGAGCTTTCTCGGCCCTCTGGCAGGCCTTCCACATGTGGCGTAGGAAGGACTAGGAGGCGAAGATCGATACCGCAGTTTACAGCTTCGTCTACGAAGTCTTGCAGGCGGGGTACGTTGGCGGGCGTGGTGACATAGCTGATTGTTAGACCTTGGGACGCAACAAGCCTTGAGAGTTCCAACAAAGGAATGTAGTGGCCCAGCGCAGGAAACGGCAAGACCGCAACATGTGGGTTCTGGAGTCCGTCCATCGACATTCATAAAATAGAATGAAGATATCCAAGACAAGATCTTGATGACTCttagatttaaaagtgttaaaacATTTAGAGTTGACTGACATTCATTACATTTAATATGTTGCTTTGTGTGTGGTTTAAGACTGCTTCTTATCGACGTCCTGTCTATCCTGCACGAATAGAATATAACAAATATTGATgcctttttgtttgtttttgttctcATGAGGAGAAATGGAATCAATCATGACGGGTATTGTCTATGCAGGGATGCTCCCTGACAAGACTGTTTTTACATTTATTATTTGAGTGTCATGCAGTAGATAAATATTTTGATTATTTGATAAATTGAGCTTCTATTTTTGTGATATGTAGGGGAGAGGGCTgaatagttgagcaccctaacttcacaattttcaaaatcatatgtggaaatttcaaatcactaccAATTTTTTAAAGCACCTTACTTGACAAATCTTCTagttataactaaggtttcagggtcacatcatcaaatttgatgccacatcagcatgctttttgccaaggtatcCAAAAACAGCCtcaaaaaaggtgagaccaatggtTGTGCAAAAGAGAGAGCCATAGTTGTGCAACTAATGtggtatcacatgattggttgcttttaacAACTATAGGTAGTCATCATCAGCAATAAGAAGTTTAATCCAAAGCTTTCGGTGTCTATTGAACTCAATACCTTGAACCCCTAGTTTCCTAGCTATAGAATTAGTATACTAAGGTAAGCAATACTGCTCCATGAAACCATTAAGGCTGCACTatgtttccaaaaatgtaatatTTGATTAGTAGACAGCATCAAGAGATAGTGAAAAAGTATAGTTGTATCTATTTGTGATTTGTAGTAGCTGTGGTTTGATTTATTATTGGTTGTATCTGTATGGCTAGCAATAAGTGCAATTTTTTGAGAATTAATCACAAACACATCAGTTTTAATGCTTGTGTTGGATGGTTGCaattaattgtgaaagtttgatAGTTAAATCTTTTAACTAACAATAATAACAGTTTGTTTCAAATTTGATCATtaacatttatttcaattaattgtgTAGCCACACATTCTATATTTTAATTGTTAAAAAAACCATTCAATAACAATACTACTATCTTATGacactaataaaaaaaaaaaaaaccatatttccAAATGATTGAACTATTATTGATAGATAATATGGTCCATGATGTAATGGAatacatttttaaattttaatacttTTAATTTGATAGGGACGTGCACAATTAATATTGCCTTAGGTAACTTGATTCAAAAGGGGTGGGTAACACGTAGGGCCACGTATAAGGCTACAAAATGTAGATTATGAGCACTTGTTAGGGAGAAAGACTTGTTAAGCTCGGTAGAAGTGGAAGATCATAGTATCGATAAATATGTTGCCTATTTTGAAATTTTGGGCCTCTTTCCTTACGACCTGGAATCATTCGACAGATTTACATTTTGTGTTCTCTTTTTTCTTGTGAAGAGAGGTGGAATGACGGAGTTATTACGTAAGTTTTCTCCATTCAAACGCGAGCCATGAAATTGTTAGCTTTATCACGTGGGTTGTTTTCATGTCAAATCGACGGTTTAAATCACTTCTCTCTTCCTACAAGCAAAATAAGGAATGAAGAGCGTGCTTTATAAAATGTGCTTTACAACATTTATTTTTTCCATGTGCTAGGGTGTTGAGTAGAATTCGGATCCTTCTCATTTACCTAGAGCTTAAATATAGTATCCTTCTCACTTGCCTAGAGTCCAAATATAGTGAGCTTGGTGACTAAATATAGTAAGCTTGTTTGTTCAAGTTTGAAGTTTTTTTAATCAAAGTGAAGAATAGTATAAGTGTAGCATCTTAAATTGTACTTCCTTACAATTTTGTCTTTATTTGGGCTCTCATCGTGGCATTTGTGTCTCGAGGCTTGATTAGAgccctgattctactcacacccaTGCGCTAAGCTCAAAATAATATGAAGATCTCGATGGCTTATTGAGGACATCCTGTGTATCTATCACAAATAGAGTATAACATATCTTGATggctttttgtttgtttttgttctcCTAAGGAGGAGTGGAATGAATCATGAATGGTATTGTCTATGCAGGGAGAAAAATGCTCCCTAATAAGACTGTTTTTATACTTATTAATCAAGTGTGTCACACGGTCGAGTTGACTACTTGATAAATTGGGCCTTTGTTTTTGTGGCATGTAATGATTGGATAactgcacaaagatggtggtaaaaaagggggggtataagtggacactttttttatgAAATTAGGTGAAGCTGCaagtggaggcaaaatttgaaagtcattcactcaagatatgaagataatcaaacaacaaatattgtagtactctgaatctcgtttccaaactactaaacattttcaaaattggataagattaagggggtcgaatccttcgcgcatgaaaaatagaccctgattttttcagaaaaacataacatagtgtctgacgtgtgcatcaaaaaagtcatagttagatttagtattttgacaaatcgtttggcagaaagatagttaagagtgagcactagaagatgtatatttttttgtaattttttgttgagtattttgatttttatgatttttccaattgagcatatcttgaaaattaggtacctgttaatgcacgaagcataagttgcactaaaaaaatcgaaaatgcaatttttttttttaaattgtaaagaatcaagtgcaatacaataatatataaagtgttTAAAATTTGGaaaggtatatcaaaagttattaaaaaaatggtgcttGTATGTCTAtgaaaactatggagacactagtaaaagaaattcaataataatatgttattg encodes:
- the LOC131039759 gene encoding scopoletin glucosyltransferase-like: MNPITKILLPMLQIVGKGGSGLILNTFEELESEYLRHLRNLTGKPVWAIGPLLPMSYFGGAGNKVSTRGKIADIAADELVRWLNSQSARWVVYVSFGSVINLSKEQIKALARGLEGSQQPFVWAIRITESGSSGNAEYLPEGFLERTKDRGLVIWGWAPQLLILFHASLGTFMNHCGWNSTLESLSLGVPIAGWPMFADHIFNMRILAEMDEEKVKEILRHVLSDDKGKEMRTTAQKLRDMARNAVEDGRVFESECPDGRMQASTVAMADGRRLLGRPGIVVHEAPPVGCPTVGVAAHTVALADV
- the LOC131858092 gene encoding UDP-glycosyltransferase 73D1-like: MSMDGLQNPHVAVLPFPALGHYIPLLELSRLVASQGLTISYVTTPANVPRLQDFVDEAVNCGIDLRLLVLPTPHVEGLPEGRESSDVCPPESDGSIFALANKLQQPFDAWMEQQGLAAPPVCVVFDSFMGWARQSAEKFHISCVEFNPCGAFGVSGSNSASRSIMQRALEKQGEDCLVLSLDLPRPLRFKSNEINKDYWSVDG